The Deltaproteobacteria bacterium DNA window CGTTCTCGAAGCGCGACGCGGACAGCTACCGCGACATGCAGCGCGAGCACGGCGAGCTAATGGAGAACATCCTTGCGCCGCAGACCTACGTGCCGATGGATGCCGCGCCGCTGATGGCCGCCAAAGCGGAGCTGACGGAGCTCGGCCGCGTGCTGTCCGCGTACACCGACAAGACTCCCGAGGAGATCGTCTGCGAGCGGTTCGAGGACGAGCACGTCCGGACCCTGATGCTCTACATGGCGTGTCATTGGGGTCTCGACTACGCGCAATCCGGCGTCAGCTACATGGTGCCGATCTATCTCGATCGGATGCGCCACTACCGCCTCACGGCGGGCGGGTCGCACCGGGCGGCGAGCGTGCTGCTCAGGGCGACCTTCGAGCACGGGGGACAGATCCGGACCACCGCTCAGATCCGGCGCATCATCGTGGAGAACGGCGCCGCCACGGGCGTAGAGCTGGAGGATGGCACGCAGTTCCTCGCGGCCAAGGCGGTGGTGAGCACCATCGACCCCCATCAGACGTTCTTGAGGTACGTCGGGGAGGACGCGCTCGATCGCGAGTTCGTCGAGATGATCAATCTGTGGCAGTGGGAAAAGTGGAGCCTCTGCGTTCAGCATCTGGCGCTGGCCGAGCCGCCGCGATTCAAGGCCGCCGAGTCCTGCCCCGATCTCGATCGCGCCTTCATCCACGTCCTCGGCTACGAGAGCCTCGCCGATCTGAAGGGACACTGGGATGCCATGAGCGCGGGAACCCTGCCGGCCCAGGCGGGATTCAACTGCTGCTTCCCGAGCGTTCACGATCCGTATCAGGCGCCGCCCGGTCGCGCGTCGGGGTTGCTCTCGCAGATGGCGCCGTTCGAGCTCTGCGACGGCGGCTCGGAACGCTGGCTGAGCCACCGGTTTCGCGAGGAGGCGGCCGAGCGGCAGATCGGCGTCCTGCAGCGCTACGCCCCCAACGTCACCAGGGACAAGGTACTCTGGACCTACCTCACGACGCCCGCGGACATCGAGAACAAGTTCGCGAACATGGTGCGCGGGAGCTACAAGCAGGGGGCCTATCACCCGCTGCAGATGGGCTACCTCAGGCCGAATCAGGAGTGCTCGCAGTATCGCACGCCCGTGGAGAACCTCTATCTCGGCGGTGCGAGCGTCGCTCCCGGGGGCATGGTGCTCTTCGGGCCCGGCTACAACTGTGCCAACGCCATCGCCGAGGATTTCGGCATCCAGAAATGGTGGACGGAGCCGGAGTACGTCACGGCGGCAAGAGAGAACGGGTACGTCTAATGCAGGAGCGTGTATGAGCAAGGACGAGCGGTTCGACATCGTCATCATCGGCGCCGGTCCCAACGGGATGGCGACGGCCGCCTATCTCGCCAAGTGCGGCCTCAGCGTGTGCGTGCTCGAGGAACGCACGGAATGCGGCGGGGCCTGCGAAACGCAGGAGCCGATCCCCGGCGTGCGCATCTATCCGCACGCGGTGCTGATGTACGCGTCGCCGGCGCCGGGATTCGATCAGCTGGAGCTGCACAAGTACGGCTTCCGCATGACCTGGTGGCCCGGATACGGCGCCAACGAAGATACCGCCGCGCTGGCATGCACCGACGGGTGGCGGCCGATTTCCGCCCAGGACAAGATGGGATGGGCGAAGATCGGCGGACTCCTCGGCTCACCGCCGTTCACGCGGGAGCTGATGCGCGCCACTTTCTGGTGTCCGCCGCATCCTCGCGGGGTCGAGGTCACGGACGACAACGTGCCGTACATGCAGGTGTACAAGCAGCACCAGCCCGACATGTACACGCACGAGCTCCGGGAGATGACGATGCTCGATCTCCTCGACGAGCACTGCGAGACCGAGCACTTCAAGGCCGCCATGGCCTTCGCGGCGTGGGCGTCCGGAGCCGCGGGCCACTGGGAAGGCGTCGCGATTCCGGCGGCGCTGTGCGTGCAACTCCTCACGATGCCGAACACCGGGCAGAACAGCATCCCGCGGGGCGGCCTGCACGGCTATTTCCACGCCATCCATCGCGCCGCCGTGCACAAGGGGGCGGTCGTCCGGACGTGTTGTCCGGTCGAGGAGATCATCATCGAGGACGGGCGGGCCGTCGGCGTGCGGCTGCGCGAGACCGCGGCGTGGGGCGGACGAACGATCCGCGCCAACAAGGCCGTGATCGCGGCGATCGACGTGCACCAGGCCTTCCTCAAGATGATCGGCCCACGGCACCTGGACCCCGGGTTCATCCAGAAGATCCGGGACATCAGCCTGAAGAACCAGACCCTCTACGTGTCCGTCTTCCACACCAAGACGCAGCTGCGATTGAAGCCGACGTGGGCCCGGGACGAACGCGTGACGGGACCCAACAAACAGCCGTTCCTCGGCATCTACCCCTGCGACTCGCGCGAGATCTACTACGAGAACGTCGCCGACGTGGACGGCCGCAAGGGACAACCGACGGTACCTCCGGAGCGTGCGATGTGGTTCCAGGCGCCGCCGCAGAACTTCGATCCGACCGACTGCCAGGCGAACTACCCGCCCTCACGCGGCTACATTTCGCAATCGTACGAGATGGCGGTCACGTCACCCGACTACCATCAAGAAGGGGAAGACGCGCCGGACAAGTACAAGGCCGAGATGGATGCGTACATGCGGAAGTCCTACGGCCAGATGCTGGACGGCCTCGAGGACGACAACGTCATCCACCATTGGAGTGCCACCGGTCGCGACGTGGAGTTCCGTAACTCCGGCATCATCGGCGGTACGTGGTGCGGCAGTCGCCACGACGAGGACCAGCTGTGGACGAATCGACCGATCCCCGAGTTGGCGCGCTACCGGACGCCGATCGAGGGGCTCTATCACGCGCATCAGACCTCGGGGCACCCCGGCGGGCTCTGCCTCATGGCCATTCCCTACAACCTGATGCACATCCTCATCGAGGACGGCATCGCCGAGCCTGGTGACTGGTGGTACGCGTCGCCCTGGTACATTCCGGAGCAGGGCAAGATTTCCGCGCGCCGCGGCTGACGCTCGAGAAGGACGAGGCCGACGATGCCAAATTTCAAGTACACCTCCGAGTTCACCTTCGACCCGAGCAATCCCTTCGGGCACATGCAGGAAGAGTTTCCGCGGGAGAGCGAGTTCGACGTCGTAATCATCGGCGCCGGTCCCAACGGTCTCATCGCCGGCGCCTACCTCGCCCGGGCGGGCCTGAGCGTCGCCGTCTGCGAGCGTCGCTTCGAGGCGGGTGGCGGTCTGGCCACCGAGGAGAACCTCTACCCCTGCTACTCCTCCAACCCGCACGTGCTCTACCACATGATGGTGGACTACATGCCGGCGATCCGGGACTTCGAGCTCGAAGCGCCCGCGGTGACGTGGATCAAGCCCAATCGCCAGACGGGGATGCTGTTCGAAGACGGCTCCTCCGTGCTCCTGGCCCGCATGACCCAGGACACCAAGGATTCGATCAGCAAGTATTCCTTCAAGGACGCCGGCACCTTCGGCCGGGTGATTCGCGATTGGCGGCGGATCGTCGACGACATCATCGCGCCCGCCACCTACATCCCGCCCATGGCGCCGATCGAGATCACCATGGCCATGCAACGCACCAAGGTCGGGCAGCAGATGCTGGAGCTCGGGGAGCTGAGCCCGTTGCAGCTCATCACGGAGACCTTCGAGCACGACAAGGTCCGTGCCCTGATGCTGTACGCGACCTGCATGTGGGGACTCGACCCGCGCGAGACCGGCCTCGGCTTCATGGTTCCGCTCATGCTCGATCGCGCCATGAACAAGTGTTACTGCTACGGCGGCTCCCACAAGTTCGGGAGCGCGCTGGCGCGACAGGTCGTAAAGTACGGCGGCGTGATCCTCGACGCCGCCACCGTCGACCGGATCATCGTCGAGAACGGCCGCGCGGTCGGCGTGCACATCGTGCACGAGGATCGCGTGCTGCGAGCCAAGGCGGTGATGTCCACGCTGGACCCGCATACGACGTTCCTCGACATGGTCGGCGAGGCGGCGCTGCCGACATCGCTCCGGGACGCGGTGAAGGGGTGGGCGTGGGACAAGTGGAGCTTCAACACCCTCCACATCGCGGCCGACGAGGCGCCCAAGTACGTCACCGACGATCCGTGGATCAACGAGGCGTTCGCCACCGTCGTCGGCATCGAGGGCGTCGAAAGCCTGCTCACCCACTGGGACAACGTCACGCAGGGCAGGCTCGACCTGAACAACTTCGGCGGCCACTCGACCTGCGAGAGCCTGTTCGATCCCACGCTGAGCGACCGTCCGGGAAAATTCGTCTCGATGTTCCAGATCCATGCGCCCTACGGGCTCGAGGGCGGCTGGGTGAATCGTCGCGACGAGATCAAGGCGGCCATGCTCGCCAAGTGGCAGAAGGCGGCGCCCAATCTCGCCGGCACGATCATCAGCACGGCGATGGAGGACCCCGAGGAAATCGAGATCCGCTTTCCGAACATGCGGCGCGGGTCGATCAAGCACGGCGACTATCGGCCCTTGCAGATGGGGTGCTACCGGCCCAATCAAGAGTGCTCGAGCACCGCCACGCCGATCGAAGGCCTCTACGTTTGCGGGGTCTCGACCTATCCCGGAGGCCTCGTCCTCGGTGGTCCGGGGTATCTCGGTGCCAACCGTGTGGCGGAGGATCTCGGCGTCCCGAAGTGGTGGAAGCCGACCCCGGTCATGGAACGGTACATCAAGACGTACCTCGAATGATGGATTCCACGGAGCGGACATCCCTTGCGGCGCAATTCGAGCGCCACGCGGACGAAGAGGGGAAGATCCTGGCGGAGTATCGCGTCCTCGCCGAGAAGCTCGGAAGCGGCGCCGCGGGGAACCTCGTGAGCCACATCTTGACCGAAGAGGAGCTCCATCACCTCCTCTTGCGGACCC harbors:
- a CDS encoding NAD(P)/FAD-dependent oxidoreductase, producing the protein MPNFKYTSEFTFDPSNPFGHMQEEFPRESEFDVVIIGAGPNGLIAGAYLARAGLSVAVCERRFEAGGGLATEENLYPCYSSNPHVLYHMMVDYMPAIRDFELEAPAVTWIKPNRQTGMLFEDGSSVLLARMTQDTKDSISKYSFKDAGTFGRVIRDWRRIVDDIIAPATYIPPMAPIEITMAMQRTKVGQQMLELGELSPLQLITETFEHDKVRALMLYATCMWGLDPRETGLGFMVPLMLDRAMNKCYCYGGSHKFGSALARQVVKYGGVILDAATVDRIIVENGRAVGVHIVHEDRVLRAKAVMSTLDPHTTFLDMVGEAALPTSLRDAVKGWAWDKWSFNTLHIAADEAPKYVTDDPWINEAFATVVGIEGVESLLTHWDNVTQGRLDLNNFGGHSTCESLFDPTLSDRPGKFVSMFQIHAPYGLEGGWVNRRDEIKAAMLAKWQKAAPNLAGTIISTAMEDPEEIEIRFPNMRRGSIKHGDYRPLQMGCYRPNQECSSTATPIEGLYVCGVSTYPGGLVLGGPGYLGANRVAEDLGVPKWWKPTPVMERYIKTYLE
- a CDS encoding NAD(P)/FAD-dependent oxidoreductase; its protein translation is MTQTYDVIIIGSGPNGLAIAAYLSKAGQKVLLLEKRHEAGGGLATEQVTIPDFYHNTHAVYMMMVDYAPVYRDFGFEERGVRHIYPELQVALSLADGRALAIYRDLERTCASIAAFSKRDADSYRDMQREHGELMENILAPQTYVPMDAAPLMAAKAELTELGRVLSAYTDKTPEEIVCERFEDEHVRTLMLYMACHWGLDYAQSGVSYMVPIYLDRMRHYRLTAGGSHRAASVLLRATFEHGGQIRTTAQIRRIIVENGAATGVELEDGTQFLAAKAVVSTIDPHQTFLRYVGEDALDREFVEMINLWQWEKWSLCVQHLALAEPPRFKAAESCPDLDRAFIHVLGYESLADLKGHWDAMSAGTLPAQAGFNCCFPSVHDPYQAPPGRASGLLSQMAPFELCDGGSERWLSHRFREEAAERQIGVLQRYAPNVTRDKVLWTYLTTPADIENKFANMVRGSYKQGAYHPLQMGYLRPNQECSQYRTPVENLYLGGASVAPGGMVLFGPGYNCANAIAEDFGIQKWWTEPEYVTAARENGYV
- a CDS encoding NAD(P)/FAD-dependent oxidoreductase gives rise to the protein MSKDERFDIVIIGAGPNGMATAAYLAKCGLSVCVLEERTECGGACETQEPIPGVRIYPHAVLMYASPAPGFDQLELHKYGFRMTWWPGYGANEDTAALACTDGWRPISAQDKMGWAKIGGLLGSPPFTRELMRATFWCPPHPRGVEVTDDNVPYMQVYKQHQPDMYTHELREMTMLDLLDEHCETEHFKAAMAFAAWASGAAGHWEGVAIPAALCVQLLTMPNTGQNSIPRGGLHGYFHAIHRAAVHKGAVVRTCCPVEEIIIEDGRAVGVRLRETAAWGGRTIRANKAVIAAIDVHQAFLKMIGPRHLDPGFIQKIRDISLKNQTLYVSVFHTKTQLRLKPTWARDERVTGPNKQPFLGIYPCDSREIYYENVADVDGRKGQPTVPPERAMWFQAPPQNFDPTDCQANYPPSRGYISQSYEMAVTSPDYHQEGEDAPDKYKAEMDAYMRKSYGQMLDGLEDDNVIHHWSATGRDVEFRNSGIIGGTWCGSRHDEDQLWTNRPIPELARYRTPIEGLYHAHQTSGHPGGLCLMAIPYNLMHILIEDGIAEPGDWWYASPWYIPEQGKISARRG